Proteins from one Ahaetulla prasina isolate Xishuangbanna chromosome 2, ASM2864084v1, whole genome shotgun sequence genomic window:
- the LOC131193435 gene encoding zinc finger protein 345-like isoform X1 — MSRFCLDFLVVCDPCTIPLQFEIDNRGEILPFTATNRKSVIVKHRRPAENFLGDGFKIVDAGQEMATPFLTAKKEVAERMSEKERPEEKELMEELGKYSSSQYADISVFSHNDDDQEKGACPGCGKILRGELGFCDCYTSHPLTFHKNIPKTEDPYQHLEFGENISQKNHLNSHQSVHEERKQDQCITCGKSFKTSSALISHQRIHREERVYQCREGRTRFPWSKEPNSREKSPTGNNSCKCLECGKSFRSATHLTFHNRIHTGEKPYHCTVCGKSFTQNGNFNLHKRVHTGEKPYKCTECGKCFKAPGALTQHKRIHTGEKPYECLECGKSFNRNCTLTIHKRIHKGEKPYKCLHCGKSFSQKVHLKLHEMIHTGEKPFQCMECGKSFHSSRNLTSHHRIHTGEKPFQCFQCGKRFASSGGFHAHERTHTGEKPYKCLECGKSFRKSSHLTSHRSIHTGEKPYQCSECGKCFSQTSHLNIHKRIHTGEKPYKCTECVKCFTDSGALVRHKRMHSGEKPFECKECGKSFSQKRTFIIHYRIHTGEKPYKCTACEKSFSDPQELASHERIHTGEKPYKCLVCGKGCRTTSDLSSHKRTHTGEKPYQCGECGKCFSQNSSLNSHRRMHSGEKPYKCMECGKCYTHSSALNYHRRIHTGEKPHK; from the exons ATGTCCCGGTTCTGCTTGGATTTCCTGGTGGTGTGTGATCCATGCACGATCCCGCTTCAATTCGAAATTGACAACAGGGGAGAGATACTGCCTTTTACTGCAACGAACAGGAAGAGTGTGATTGTCAAGCACCGCAGACCTGCGGAAAATTTCT TAGGTGATGGATTCAAGATAGTGGATGCTGGCCAAGAGATGGCAACACCTTTTCTAACAGCCAAAAAGGAAGTTGCTGAAAGGATGAGTGAAAAGGAAAGGCCTGAAGAAAAGGAGTTAATGGAGGAGCTGGGGAAATACTCTAGTTCCCAATATGCAGATATCAGCGTTTTCTCGCACAATGATGATGACCAAGAAAAAGGAGCATGTCCAGGATGCGGAAAAATACTCAGAGGTGAATTGGGATTCTGTGACTGTTATACAAGCCATCCCCTTACATTCCATAAAAACATTCCCAAAACAGAGGATCCATACCAACACCTGGAATTTGGGGAAAACATCAGTCAGAAAAATCACCTGAATTCACATCAGAGTGTCCACGAAGAGAGGAAGCAGGATCAATGCATCacctgtggaaagagcttcaaaaCCAGCTCAGCCCTTATTTCCCATCAAAGAATCCATAGAGAGGAGAGGGTTTATCAATGCAGGGAGGGTAGAACAAGGTTTCCTTGGAGCAAGGAACCAAATTCCAGGGAAAAAAGCCCCACTGGGAATAATTCatgtaaatgcctggaatgtggaaagagcttccgcTCTGCAACTCACCTCACTTTCCACAataggatccatacaggggaaaagccatatcATTGCACagtatgtggaaagagcttcactcAAAATGGCAATTTCAATTTACATAAGAGGGTCCACACcggagagaagccgtataaatgcacagagtgtggaaaatgtttcaaGGCCCCAGGTGCCCTTACTCAGCataaaaggattcacacaggggagaaaccctatgaatgcttggaatgtggaaaaagctttaacagaaactgcactctaaccatacaTAAGAGGATACATAAaggggagaaaccgtataaatgcctgcactgtggaaagagcttcagtcaaaAAGTTCACCTTAAGTTACACGAGATGAtccacactggagaaaaaccatttcaatgcatggagtgtggaaagagcttccatTCCTCCAGAAATCTTACTTCCCATCacagaatccacacaggggagaagccctttCAATGTTTCCAGTGTGGAAAGCGCTTTGCCAGTTCTGGTGGCTTTCATGCCCACGAACggacccacacaggggagaaaccgtacaaatgcctggagtgtggaaagagcttccgtaAATCCAGCCACCTAACTTCTCATAGAAGtatccacactggagagaaaccctATCAATGCTCTGAATGTGGGAAGTGCTTCAGTCAAACAAGTCACCTTAAtatccataaaaggatccacacaggggaaaagccctaTAAGTGCACCGAATGTGTCAAATGCTTCACCGACTCAGGGGCCCTCGTCCGCCACAAAAGGATGCACTctggagagaaaccatttgaatgcAAGGAATGTGGAAAAAGCTTCAGTCAAAAAAGAACTTTCATAATACATTACAGaatccacactggagagaaaccatACAAATGCACGGCATGCGAAAAGAGCTTCAGTGATCCTCAAGAACTTGCTTCCCAtgaaaggatccacactggggaaaAACCCTATAAATGTCTGGTGTGTGGAAAGGGCTGTAGGACCACCAGTGATCTTAGTTCCCATAAGCGGACCCACACAGGTGAAAAGCCCTATCAGTGCGGTGAGTGTGGAAAGTGCTTTAGTCAAAACAGTTCCCTTAATAGCCATAGAAGAATGCActcgggagagaaaccatataaatgtatggagtgtggaaagtgcTATACACATAGCAGTGCTCTTAATTACCATAGGAGGATACACACAGGTGAGAAGCCACATAAATGA
- the LOC131193435 gene encoding zinc finger protein 345-like isoform X2, whose translation MSRFCLDFLVVCDPCTIPLQFEIDNRGEILPFTATNRKSVIVKHRRPAENFCDGFKIVDAGQEMATPFLTAKKEVAERMSEKERPEEKELMEELGKYSSSQYADISVFSHNDDDQEKGACPGCGKILRGELGFCDCYTSHPLTFHKNIPKTEDPYQHLEFGENISQKNHLNSHQSVHEERKQDQCITCGKSFKTSSALISHQRIHREERVYQCREGRTRFPWSKEPNSREKSPTGNNSCKCLECGKSFRSATHLTFHNRIHTGEKPYHCTVCGKSFTQNGNFNLHKRVHTGEKPYKCTECGKCFKAPGALTQHKRIHTGEKPYECLECGKSFNRNCTLTIHKRIHKGEKPYKCLHCGKSFSQKVHLKLHEMIHTGEKPFQCMECGKSFHSSRNLTSHHRIHTGEKPFQCFQCGKRFASSGGFHAHERTHTGEKPYKCLECGKSFRKSSHLTSHRSIHTGEKPYQCSECGKCFSQTSHLNIHKRIHTGEKPYKCTECVKCFTDSGALVRHKRMHSGEKPFECKECGKSFSQKRTFIIHYRIHTGEKPYKCTACEKSFSDPQELASHERIHTGEKPYKCLVCGKGCRTTSDLSSHKRTHTGEKPYQCGECGKCFSQNSSLNSHRRMHSGEKPYKCMECGKCYTHSSALNYHRRIHTGEKPHK comes from the exons ATGTCCCGGTTCTGCTTGGATTTCCTGGTGGTGTGTGATCCATGCACGATCCCGCTTCAATTCGAAATTGACAACAGGGGAGAGATACTGCCTTTTACTGCAACGAACAGGAAGAGTGTGATTGTCAAGCACCGCAGACCTGCGGAAAATTTCT GTGATGGATTCAAGATAGTGGATGCTGGCCAAGAGATGGCAACACCTTTTCTAACAGCCAAAAAGGAAGTTGCTGAAAGGATGAGTGAAAAGGAAAGGCCTGAAGAAAAGGAGTTAATGGAGGAGCTGGGGAAATACTCTAGTTCCCAATATGCAGATATCAGCGTTTTCTCGCACAATGATGATGACCAAGAAAAAGGAGCATGTCCAGGATGCGGAAAAATACTCAGAGGTGAATTGGGATTCTGTGACTGTTATACAAGCCATCCCCTTACATTCCATAAAAACATTCCCAAAACAGAGGATCCATACCAACACCTGGAATTTGGGGAAAACATCAGTCAGAAAAATCACCTGAATTCACATCAGAGTGTCCACGAAGAGAGGAAGCAGGATCAATGCATCacctgtggaaagagcttcaaaaCCAGCTCAGCCCTTATTTCCCATCAAAGAATCCATAGAGAGGAGAGGGTTTATCAATGCAGGGAGGGTAGAACAAGGTTTCCTTGGAGCAAGGAACCAAATTCCAGGGAAAAAAGCCCCACTGGGAATAATTCatgtaaatgcctggaatgtggaaagagcttccgcTCTGCAACTCACCTCACTTTCCACAataggatccatacaggggaaaagccatatcATTGCACagtatgtggaaagagcttcactcAAAATGGCAATTTCAATTTACATAAGAGGGTCCACACcggagagaagccgtataaatgcacagagtgtggaaaatgtttcaaGGCCCCAGGTGCCCTTACTCAGCataaaaggattcacacaggggagaaaccctatgaatgcttggaatgtggaaaaagctttaacagaaactgcactctaaccatacaTAAGAGGATACATAAaggggagaaaccgtataaatgcctgcactgtggaaagagcttcagtcaaaAAGTTCACCTTAAGTTACACGAGATGAtccacactggagaaaaaccatttcaatgcatggagtgtggaaagagcttccatTCCTCCAGAAATCTTACTTCCCATCacagaatccacacaggggagaagccctttCAATGTTTCCAGTGTGGAAAGCGCTTTGCCAGTTCTGGTGGCTTTCATGCCCACGAACggacccacacaggggagaaaccgtacaaatgcctggagtgtggaaagagcttccgtaAATCCAGCCACCTAACTTCTCATAGAAGtatccacactggagagaaaccctATCAATGCTCTGAATGTGGGAAGTGCTTCAGTCAAACAAGTCACCTTAAtatccataaaaggatccacacaggggaaaagccctaTAAGTGCACCGAATGTGTCAAATGCTTCACCGACTCAGGGGCCCTCGTCCGCCACAAAAGGATGCACTctggagagaaaccatttgaatgcAAGGAATGTGGAAAAAGCTTCAGTCAAAAAAGAACTTTCATAATACATTACAGaatccacactggagagaaaccatACAAATGCACGGCATGCGAAAAGAGCTTCAGTGATCCTCAAGAACTTGCTTCCCAtgaaaggatccacactggggaaaAACCCTATAAATGTCTGGTGTGTGGAAAGGGCTGTAGGACCACCAGTGATCTTAGTTCCCATAAGCGGACCCACACAGGTGAAAAGCCCTATCAGTGCGGTGAGTGTGGAAAGTGCTTTAGTCAAAACAGTTCCCTTAATAGCCATAGAAGAATGCActcgggagagaaaccatataaatgtatggagtgtggaaagtgcTATACACATAGCAGTGCTCTTAATTACCATAGGAGGATACACACAGGTGAGAAGCCACATAAATGA